A region from the Neurospora crassa OR74A linkage group V, whole genome shotgun sequence genome encodes:
- a CDS encoding acylamide-delta3(E)-desaturase has product MEHIVFAHDLTKADRVVLETLATDYSDHLKAKEKGNSDSAYASASDTETTGTEETDTNTKGGVNKDAGGCQNASATRNEAAVTHLSALNDPKSSSFEPSITNFFDLADLQSFQWLPPSLLSAYQQWATSLIRVPTDILMITHLLIYFSTTVPSAFYLLFVRFSWPHAILHAILNGWYVGTYTLMMHQHIHMRGILTKDKWWTRVFDAVFPYVLDPLMGHTWNSYYYHHVKHHHVEGNGPDDLSSTIRYQRDEFSEFAKYVGRFYFLVWLDLPLYFARKGRYVQAAKAAFWEYSSYAMYIAMWNFAPGGGKAVFWTMVLPLMVLRVALMVGNWGQHAFVDDEEPESDYRSSVTLVDVASNRHCYNDGYHTSHHLNPLRHWREHPVAFLKGKETYAANNALVFHNIDYIMITVRLIMKDYMTLAKCMVPIGEFQMNMTLEERAAYLRRHTRRFTEEEIKVKFGKKAN; this is encoded by the exons ATGGAACACATTGTCTTCGCCCACGACCTCACCAAGGCCGATCGCGTGGTCTTGGAGACGTTGGCGACCGATTACAGCGACCACTTGAAGGCAAAGGAGAAGGGCAATTCGGATTCAGCATATGCGTCGGCGAGCGATACGGAGACAACAGGGACAGAAGAGACAGATACAAATACGAAGGGCGGTGTAAACAAGGATGCTGGTGGTTGCCAAAACGCTTCAG CCACCCGCAACGAAGCAGCCGTCACCCATCTCTCCGCCCTCAACGACcccaaatcctcctccttcgaaCCCTCCATAACCAACTTCTTTGACCTCGCCGACCTGCAATCCTTCCAATggctccctccctccctcctctccgctTACCAGCAATGGGCCACCTCCCTCATCCGCGTCCCTACCGACATTTTGATGATCACCCATCTCCTCATCTACTTCTCCACCACTGTCCCCTCCGCCTTTTACCTTCTCTTCGTCCGCTTCTCCTGGCCGCACGCCATCCTCCACGCCATCCTCAACGGCTGGTACGTAGGCACCTACACGCTGATGATGCACCAGCACATCCACATGCGTGGCATCCTGACCAAGGACAAATGGTGGACGAGGGTGTTTGATGCTGTGTTTCCCTACGTCTTGGATCCCCTGATGGGCCACACCTGGAACTCGTACTATTACCACCACGTCAAGCACCACCATGTTGAAGGCAACGGGCCGGATGATCTGTCTTCGACGATCCGGTACCAGCGGGATGAGTTCAGCGAGTTTGCCAAGTACGTTGGTCGGTTCTATTTCCTGGTGTGGTTGGATCTGCCGCTGTATTTTGCGCGCAAGGGACGGTATGTGCAGGCGGCCAAGGCGGCGTTCTGGGAGTATTCCAGCTATGCTATGTACATTGCCATGTGGAACTTTGCGCCCGGAGGAGGGAAGGCGGTGTTTTGGACGATGGTGTTGCCGTTGATGGTGCTGCGGGTGGCGTTGATGGTGGGCAATTGGGGACAGCATGCGTTTGTGGATGACGAGGAGCCGGAGAGCGATTACAGGAGTTCGGTGACGTTGGTGGATGTTGCT TCTAACCGCCACTGCTACAACGACGGCTACCACACTTCTCATCACCTCAACCCCCTGCGCCACTGGCGCGAACACCCTGTAGCCTTcctcaagggcaaggaaaCCTACGCGGCCAACAATGCGCTGGTGTTCCATAACATCGATTATATCATGATTACCGTCCGGTTGATCATGAAGGATTACATGACGCTGGCCAAGTGTATGGTGCCCATTGGCGAGTTCCAGATGAACATGACGCTCGAGGAGAGGGCGGCGTATCTGCGGAGGCATACGAGGAGGTTTACTGAAGAGGAGATCAAGGTCAAGTTTGGAAAGAAGGCCAACTAA